From the Streptococcus sp. 29887 genome, one window contains:
- a CDS encoding S1 RNA-binding domain-containing protein, whose amino-acid sequence MNDLLAHYVVGLVTDQNDQFYFIQKEGLTFALSKDEGEFQLGQSVKGFAYTDMKQKLRLTTKEVGASRTSFGWGTVTDVRKDLGVFVDTGLPDKQVVVSLDILPEIKELWPKKGDQLYVKLDVDKKDRIWALPAFQEDFQKMAGPAYDNMQNQTLRAIVYRLKMTGTFVYLPDNNMLGFIHPSERFAEPRLGQVLEARVIGYRAVDRTLNLSLKPRSFEMLENDAQMILTYLESSGGFMTLNDKSAPEDIKSTFGISKGQFKKALGGLMKAGKVKQDEFGTELI is encoded by the coding sequence ATGAATGATTTATTAGCACACTATGTGGTTGGTCTTGTGACCGACCAAAATGACCAATTTTACTTTATCCAGAAAGAAGGGCTGACCTTTGCTCTTTCAAAAGATGAAGGAGAGTTCCAACTAGGGCAATCTGTCAAGGGTTTCGCTTATACAGATATGAAACAAAAGCTGCGTTTAACCACTAAAGAAGTGGGAGCAAGCCGGACTAGCTTTGGTTGGGGAACAGTGACTGACGTTCGTAAAGACTTGGGTGTTTTTGTGGACACTGGTTTACCAGACAAGCAGGTGGTTGTTTCCTTGGATATTTTGCCTGAAATCAAGGAGTTGTGGCCTAAAAAAGGCGACCAACTTTATGTGAAATTGGACGTGGATAAGAAAGACCGTATCTGGGCTCTACCAGCCTTTCAAGAAGATTTTCAAAAGATGGCAGGCCCTGCTTATGATAATATGCAGAACCAAACCCTGCGTGCCATCGTTTACCGTCTGAAGATGACAGGGACCTTTGTCTATCTACCTGATAACAATATGCTTGGATTTATCCATCCTAGTGAACGATTTGCCGAGCCACGCTTGGGGCAGGTTTTGGAGGCGCGTGTGATTGGTTATCGGGCAGTTGACCGAACCTTGAACCTTTCTCTTAAACCACGTTCATTTGAGATGTTGGAAAATGATGCTCAGATGATTTTGACTTATCTGGAGAGCAGTGGGGGCTTTATGACCTTGAACGACAAGTCTGCTCCGGAAGATATCAAGTCCACCTTTGGTATTTCCAAGGGACAATTCAAAAAAGCCCTGGGTGGTTTGATGAAGGCTGGGAAGGTCAAACAAGACGAGTTTGGAACGGAGTTGATCTAA
- a CDS encoding DUF1958 domain-containing protein, whose amino-acid sequence MKKSIVCWVIVLLTMILLPVRADELMDITRAAGYEVSEVNRPKSTIVIDGNTGDILWQDNVDEVRDPASMSKLMTLYLVYEAIAKGELSEDSIIRATATDQAIATIYALSNNKIVADVDYTVRELITMTAVPSSNVTTIMLANHLSNNDPDAFIDRMNAKAQELGMTNTVWHNASGAVAVAFEGYYVPTRYDIHQTNQTTARDLAILTYHFLKNYPGILEHTKDPVVTVKAGTPYEETFKTYNYSLPGAQYGIDGVDGLKTGSSPSAGFNYIATIKRGEQRHIAVVMGVGDWSDQNGEYKRHPFGNALIEKSYQDFEYKKLFSAGKHEINGQVIQLSNDFYGTIPKGTEPKFLIENNTLILENGLEGVSPVINNAVTIENATSESQGMLQVSEHFNPDALFSVISRFLPILLIGLPIVLVILIIVVVERDRARKTKLRMEGRSRRNR is encoded by the coding sequence GTGAAAAAGAGTATTGTTTGTTGGGTAATTGTTCTATTAACGATGATCCTCCTACCAGTACGTGCAGATGAATTGATGGACATTACGCGAGCTGCTGGCTATGAAGTCAGTGAAGTCAATCGTCCCAAGTCTACCATTGTAATTGATGGAAATACTGGAGATATTCTATGGCAGGATAATGTTGATGAGGTTCGTGATCCTGCAAGTATGAGTAAACTAATGACGCTTTATTTAGTGTATGAAGCGATAGCCAAAGGAGAATTATCGGAAGATAGTATCATTCGCGCAACGGCTACTGATCAAGCTATTGCAACTATCTACGCACTTTCAAACAATAAAATAGTGGCGGATGTGGATTACACCGTTAGAGAATTGATAACGATGACTGCAGTCCCGTCATCCAATGTTACAACCATCATGCTTGCAAATCATTTGTCAAACAATGACCCAGATGCTTTTATCGATAGGATGAATGCTAAGGCGCAAGAATTAGGGATGACCAATACAGTGTGGCACAATGCAAGTGGAGCAGTTGCTGTGGCTTTTGAGGGGTACTATGTTCCAACGCGTTATGACATTCACCAAACAAACCAAACGACTGCGCGTGATTTGGCTATTTTAACCTACCATTTTTTGAAGAATTATCCTGGGATTTTAGAACATACAAAAGATCCAGTTGTTACCGTTAAAGCAGGGACTCCCTATGAGGAAACCTTTAAAACCTATAATTATTCCTTGCCAGGTGCTCAATATGGAATTGATGGGGTTGATGGTTTAAAAACGGGTTCGAGTCCAAGTGCAGGCTTTAACTATATCGCTACGATTAAACGTGGAGAGCAACGCCATATTGCTGTCGTTATGGGGGTGGGAGATTGGTCGGATCAGAACGGTGAATATAAGCGTCATCCGTTTGGGAATGCCCTGATTGAAAAGTCTTATCAAGATTTTGAATATAAAAAATTATTTTCTGCTGGTAAGCACGAAATCAATGGTCAAGTCATTCAGTTGAGTAATGATTTCTACGGAACTATTCCAAAGGGAACAGAACCTAAATTTTTAATAGAAAACAATACTCTCATCTTAGAAAATGGACTTGAAGGGGTTAGTCCAGTGATAAACAATGCAGTAACAATTGAGAATGCTACATCTGAATCCCAAGGTATGCTTCAGGTTTCTGAACATTTTAACCCAGATGCTTTATTTTCTGTTATTTCAAGATTCCTACCAATTCTCCTCATTGGACTGCCTATTGTTCTTGTTATCCTAATCATTGTTGTCGTTGAACGCGATCGTGCTCGTAAAACAAAATTAAGAATGGAAGGGCGCTCACGTAGGAATAGATAG
- a CDS encoding 2-dehydropantoate 2-reductase, whose protein sequence is MRVYIAGSGAMGCRFGYQLSKTKHEVILLDNWDAHIEAIRENGLKVTGDFDDVVQLPIMKPTEATEVADLIILLTKADQLPKMLQDIKGIIGEKTKVLSLLNGLGHATTMRRYVPDESIMVGVTIWLAGLKGPGHAHLQGPGSISVQNMVGDGQSVADMIAMFNEAGLNATYDDHVINAIWQKACVNGTMNPTCTILNCTIGELFGTEGGLNLVQGIFKEFIAVAKSETAGIDEEAIWKYIIDASKKASNHYPSMHQDLVQNGRKTEIDYLNGAVVFKGKRAGIPTPYCQMITEMVHAKEAMLGLR, encoded by the coding sequence ATGAGAGTATATATCGCTGGAAGTGGTGCCATGGGTTGCCGTTTTGGCTATCAGTTATCAAAGACAAAGCATGAAGTGATTTTGTTGGATAATTGGGATGCCCATATCGAAGCGATTCGTGAAAATGGTCTGAAGGTGACGGGAGATTTTGATGATGTCGTCCAGCTCCCTATTATGAAGCCGACTGAGGCGACGGAAGTTGCTGACCTGATTATCCTCTTAACCAAGGCGGACCAGCTGCCAAAAATGTTGCAGGATATTAAGGGTATCATTGGTGAAAAGACTAAGGTTCTTAGCCTCTTGAATGGACTTGGACATGCGACCACCATGCGCCGTTATGTGCCTGATGAGAGTATTATGGTCGGTGTAACGATTTGGTTGGCTGGTCTTAAGGGTCCTGGTCATGCGCATTTGCAGGGTCCTGGTTCTATCTCTGTGCAGAATATGGTTGGTGATGGTCAGTCAGTTGCTGATATGATTGCTATGTTTAATGAGGCTGGTCTAAATGCGACCTATGATGACCACGTTATCAATGCTATTTGGCAAAAGGCCTGTGTCAATGGCACCATGAATCCGACTTGTACAATCTTGAATTGCACCATTGGAGAACTCTTTGGAACAGAGGGCGGGCTAAATTTGGTGCAAGGAATTTTCAAGGAATTCATCGCCGTTGCCAAATCAGAAACCGCTGGAATTGATGAAGAGGCTATTTGGAAATATATCATTGATGCTTCTAAAAAAGCATCTAATCACTATCCATCTATGCATCAGGATTTGGTGCAAAATGGTCGTAAGACTGAAATTGATTACCTAAATGGCGCTGTTGTTTTTAAAGGCAAACGTGCAGGCATTCCAACTCCTTATTGCCAAATGATTACAGAGATGGTTCATGCCAAGGAAGCCATGCTTGGGTTGAGATAG
- a CDS encoding PhoH family protein, whose protein sequence is MLEHSIDIHLKHPDDLFSLFGSNERHLRLMEQELGVVIHARTEVVQVIGQVIQVEQARLVIQSLLVLVNRGLVINTPDVVTAISMVKNDEIEKFVALYEEEIIKDNYGKPIRVKTLGQKLYVDSVKRHDIVFGIGPAGTGKTFLAVTLAVTALKRGQVKRIVLTRPAVEAGESLGFLPGDLKEKVDPYLRPVYDALYQILGKEQTTRLMEREIIEIAPLAYMRGRTLEDAFVILDEAQNTTIMQMKMFLTRLGFNSKMIVNGDISQIDLPRKVKSGLIDATEKLSKIPQIDFVHFSAKDVVRHPVVAQIINAYEQEVLAADGRASFETIGELRKEKDAEE, encoded by the coding sequence TTGCTAGAACATTCAATTGATATTCATTTAAAACATCCAGATGATTTGTTTAGCCTATTTGGTTCGAATGAACGCCATCTGAGATTGATGGAACAGGAATTGGGGGTGGTGATCCATGCACGGACAGAAGTTGTGCAAGTTATCGGTCAGGTAATTCAGGTGGAGCAAGCTCGCCTGGTTATCCAGTCCCTCTTAGTCTTGGTTAATCGAGGCCTGGTCATCAATACGCCAGATGTGGTCACGGCTATTTCCATGGTCAAAAATGATGAGATTGAGAAATTCGTTGCCCTCTACGAAGAAGAAATCATCAAGGATAACTACGGCAAGCCCATTCGCGTAAAGACCCTTGGTCAAAAACTCTATGTGGATAGCGTAAAGCGTCATGACATCGTATTTGGAATTGGTCCTGCTGGTACAGGTAAGACCTTCTTGGCGGTTACTCTCGCGGTCACAGCCCTCAAGCGGGGGCAGGTAAAGCGTATCGTCCTAACTCGTCCTGCGGTAGAGGCGGGCGAAAGTTTAGGTTTTTTGCCAGGGGACTTAAAAGAAAAAGTAGACCCTTATTTGCGCCCGGTCTATGATGCCCTCTACCAGATCCTTGGCAAAGAGCAGACCACGCGCCTAATGGAGCGCGAGATTATCGAGATTGCACCGCTGGCCTATATGCGGGGTCGGACCTTGGAGGATGCCTTTGTTATCTTGGATGAGGCGCAAAATACCACCATTATGCAGATGAAGATGTTCCTGACTCGTCTGGGCTTTAATTCCAAGATGATTGTCAATGGGGATATTAGTCAGATTGACCTACCTCGCAAGGTTAAGTCGGGCTTGATTGATGCGACAGAGAAGTTGAGCAAAATACCGCAGATTGATTTCGTCCATTTTTCAGCCAAGGATGTGGTCCGCCATCCAGTCGTTGCCCAGATTATTAACGCTTACGAGCAGGAGGTGCTGGCTGCGGATGGTCGGGCAAGTTTTGAGACGATTGGGGAGTTGAGGAAAGAGAAAGATGCGGAGGAGTAA
- a CDS encoding DUF1801 domain-containing protein: MNYEVESIEAYFSTLPDRRKEAVERLHQVIVEHLPAGFEVGVLGGMINYYVPLSAYPNGYHCTPGEPLPFLALASQKAHIALYHMGIYMDKELNDWFVEKYQEQVPTKMDMGKSCVRMKNPKNIPYELIGQLVSKMSMERYIALYEENHIRK; the protein is encoded by the coding sequence ATGAATTATGAAGTAGAAAGCATCGAAGCTTATTTTTCTACTTTACCAGATAGGCGAAAGGAAGCAGTGGAACGCCTTCACCAAGTCATTGTTGAGCATTTGCCTGCTGGTTTTGAGGTCGGTGTGCTGGGTGGGATGATCAATTATTACGTCCCTCTGTCAGCCTATCCAAATGGTTATCATTGTACACCTGGGGAACCCTTGCCTTTCTTGGCCTTGGCCTCACAAAAGGCTCATATTGCCCTCTATCATATGGGAATTTATATGGATAAGGAATTGAATGACTGGTTTGTAGAAAAGTATCAGGAACAGGTTCCGACCAAAATGGACATGGGAAAATCCTGCGTTCGCATGAAAAATCCCAAGAATATTCCCTATGAATTGATTGGCCAATTGGTGAGTAAGATGTCTATGGAGCGCTATATTGCCCTCTACGAAGAAAATCATATTAGAAAGTAA
- a CDS encoding M13 family metallopeptidase, with translation MIKQGLLRLVLLGFVCLLAACGGQKIGDDQTQVEKAEPTIQTNFYQAINRDWLNGGWLSSGTPFYNEFTRLQMEVDEQLKSDFDKMVAGQLEPQSEDLVEFIKLYQQGLDFTKREEDGVRVARMILDEMMGIASFSELKSLSQDWIRKDYPLPYGLDVIANPRNTSERMLILLPPQTILPDKSYYEDRTVREKLMDSYRISARHILEKCGYSDGEATALVEGAIAFDNRLVDTLPASENVHSDWGPVNAEELRSFSEVKNYSPALSIGEQLVGLVGLEPEEVYVSNPSYFEQLSQFIKEENFSEYRSWALVSQAMKLAPYLTGEIMQTAGRFHAEVQGVSASYPNDYMTYLDVTGIFKESLGVYYGHNYADETDLLAIQEMAEAISSTYQERILANDWLSQTTKQAAIKKLENITYHIGYPRELSDWTKSLKVREDLSYIENVLAITIQARTGVFERYSQPIDRQTWASNVSASEVTAAYAPSQNAIYIPAAILQAPYYDKNQSVAENYGGIGKIIAHEFVHAFDATGANFDETGSLKDWWTERDRLAFEEKNQALVDLFDGLEVYGGRVDGHLTLSENLADLGGIQIALATLKEEEPSANLKEFFEHYARSRREMVAVDYGRYQLQVDTHSPEEFRVNLQLQQMDDFYKVYHIQEGDPMYRAPEERLVMW, from the coding sequence GTGATAAAACAAGGTCTACTTAGATTGGTTTTGCTTGGTTTTGTCTGTCTCTTAGCTGCCTGCGGTGGTCAGAAAATAGGAGATGACCAAACACAAGTTGAAAAAGCAGAACCGACTATCCAAACTAATTTTTATCAAGCTATAAATAGGGACTGGTTAAATGGTGGCTGGTTATCAAGTGGCACACCATTCTACAATGAGTTTACAAGATTGCAAATGGAAGTAGATGAGCAATTAAAATCGGATTTTGACAAAATGGTAGCTGGTCAGCTAGAGCCTCAGTCGGAGGATTTAGTAGAATTTATCAAGTTGTATCAGCAAGGTCTTGATTTTACCAAAAGGGAAGAAGATGGTGTCAGAGTAGCTAGAATGATACTGGATGAAATGATGGGAATTGCTTCGTTTTCCGAGCTGAAATCGCTTAGCCAAGATTGGATTCGTAAGGACTATCCATTGCCCTATGGTCTTGATGTGATTGCCAATCCACGAAACACATCTGAAAGAATGCTAATTTTGCTACCACCTCAGACGATTCTACCTGATAAGTCCTACTATGAAGACAGGACTGTTCGTGAGAAACTCATGGATTCTTACCGTATATCTGCGAGACATATTTTGGAAAAATGTGGCTACTCAGACGGGGAGGCTACTGCTTTGGTTGAAGGTGCCATTGCTTTTGACAATCGACTCGTTGACACTCTACCAGCTAGTGAGAATGTGCATAGTGATTGGGGGCCTGTGAACGCAGAAGAACTTAGATCATTCTCAGAGGTCAAAAACTACTCTCCAGCTTTATCGATTGGAGAACAATTAGTAGGACTGGTGGGCTTGGAACCGGAGGAAGTTTATGTTTCTAATCCAAGCTATTTTGAACAATTATCCCAATTTATCAAGGAAGAAAATTTCTCAGAATATCGATCATGGGCTTTGGTTAGCCAAGCAATGAAGTTAGCTCCCTATTTGACTGGGGAAATCATGCAGACAGCAGGGAGATTTCATGCAGAAGTCCAAGGAGTTTCAGCCTCCTATCCAAATGATTACATGACTTATCTGGATGTGACTGGAATTTTCAAGGAAAGCTTGGGTGTTTATTATGGTCATAACTATGCCGATGAAACGGACTTACTTGCCATTCAGGAAATGGCTGAGGCAATCTCTAGTACCTATCAGGAAAGGATTCTAGCCAATGATTGGCTCAGTCAAACCACCAAGCAAGCCGCAATTAAAAAATTAGAAAATATCACTTATCATATCGGTTATCCAAGGGAGTTGAGCGACTGGACCAAGTCATTAAAGGTGCGTGAAGACTTGTCTTATATTGAAAATGTTTTGGCTATTACGATTCAAGCTAGAACAGGAGTTTTCGAGCGTTATAGTCAGCCAATAGATAGACAAACTTGGGCTAGCAATGTATCGGCAAGTGAAGTAACAGCCGCCTACGCTCCTAGTCAGAATGCTATTTATATTCCGGCGGCTATTTTACAAGCTCCCTATTATGACAAAAATCAATCTGTAGCCGAGAATTATGGTGGGATTGGCAAAATTATCGCTCATGAGTTTGTTCATGCCTTTGATGCCACAGGAGCAAATTTTGATGAGACTGGTAGTCTAAAAGACTGGTGGACAGAGCGAGATAGACTAGCGTTTGAAGAAAAAAATCAAGCCCTAGTAGACTTGTTTGATGGTCTGGAAGTTTATGGTGGTAGAGTAGATGGTCATTTAACCTTGTCTGAAAATCTTGCGGATTTGGGAGGAATACAGATTGCCTTGGCTACGCTCAAAGAAGAAGAACCGTCAGCTAATCTAAAAGAATTTTTTGAGCACTATGCCCGTAGCCGTCGAGAAATGGTTGCGGTTGATTATGGCCGTTATCAACTTCAGGTAGACACACATTCTCCTGAGGAATTTCGGGTCAATCTCCAATTACAGCAAATGGATGATTTTTATAAAGTCTACCATATTCAAGAAGGTGACCCAATGTATAGGGCACCCGAAGAGAGACTGGTTATGTGGTAA
- a CDS encoding MBL fold metallo-hydrolase, with amino-acid sequence MIIHKSVNPVAFQNTYYIENDSHLLVVDPGSDWAKIQATIEKIGKPIAAILLTHTHYDHIMSLDILRETYDFPPVYVAESEASWLYTPEMNLSGLARHDDMENVVCRPAEHMFQYQDDYQFDGFHFKVVPTPGHSIGGVSFIFPEAEAVVTGDALFRETIGRTDLPTSNFDDLIAGIREHIFTLPNHYTVHPGHGQNTSVGHEKNFNPFFR; translated from the coding sequence ATGATTATCCACAAATCTGTCAATCCTGTTGCCTTTCAAAATACCTACTATATTGAAAATGATAGCCACCTACTTGTCGTTGACCCAGGAAGTGACTGGGCTAAAATCCAAGCCACTATTGAAAAAATTGGTAAACCGATTGCGGCCATTCTCTTGACCCACACCCACTACGACCATATTATGAGCTTGGACATCCTACGTGAAACCTACGATTTTCCACCTGTCTATGTAGCTGAAAGCGAGGCTAGCTGGCTCTATACACCAGAGATGAACCTGTCTGGCCTAGCTCGTCACGATGATATGGAAAATGTGGTCTGCCGACCTGCTGAGCACATGTTCCAATACCAAGACGACTACCAGTTTGACGGTTTCCATTTCAAGGTTGTGCCAACACCAGGCCACTCCATCGGTGGCGTATCCTTTATCTTTCCAGAAGCTGAAGCTGTTGTCACTGGAGATGCTCTCTTCCGGGAAACCATTGGACGCACAGACCTACCAACCAGCAACTTTGATGACTTGATTGCGGGTATCCGAGAACACATCTTCACCCTGCCAAACCACTACACTGTCCATCCTGGACATGGTCAAAATACCAGCGTTGGACACGAAAAAAACTTCAATCCATTTTTTAGATGA
- the frr gene encoding ribosome recycling factor → MSKEIIAKAQERMNQSHQSLAREFSHIRAGRANASLLDRISVEYYGAPTPLNQLAGITVPEARVLLITPFDKSILKDIERALNASDLGLTPQSDGTVIRLVIPALTEETRKNLAKDVKKVGENSKVAIRNIRRDAMDEAKKAEKAKEITEDDLKTLEKDIQKVTDDAIKTIDKMTADKEKELLEV, encoded by the coding sequence ATGTCAAAAGAAATTATTGCAAAAGCCCAAGAACGCATGAACCAATCTCATCAGAGTTTGGCTCGTGAGTTCAGCCATATCCGTGCTGGTCGTGCCAATGCTAGCTTGTTGGACCGCATTTCAGTAGAATACTACGGTGCTCCAACACCCTTGAACCAATTGGCTGGTATTACCGTTCCAGAAGCGCGTGTTCTCTTGATTACACCATTTGACAAGTCTATCTTGAAGGATATTGAGCGTGCCTTGAACGCATCTGACCTTGGTTTGACACCACAGTCTGATGGTACAGTTATTCGCTTGGTTATTCCTGCATTGACAGAGGAAACGCGTAAAAACTTGGCAAAAGATGTGAAAAAAGTGGGTGAAAACTCTAAAGTGGCTATCCGAAACATCCGTCGTGATGCTATGGACGAGGCTAAGAAAGCTGAAAAAGCTAAAGAAATCACGGAAGACGATTTGAAAACACTTGAGAAAGACATTCAAAAAGTCACTGACGATGCCATCAAGACTATCGATAAGATGACTGCCGACAAGGAAAAAGAATTGTTGGAAGTTTAA
- the pyrH gene encoding UMP kinase has product MMKPKYQRILIKLSGEALAGERGVGIDIQTVQAMAKEIQEVAESGVQIALVIGGGNLWRGEPAAEAGMDRVQADYTGMLGTVMNALVMADSLKQLGVDTRVQTAIAMQSVAEPYIRGRALRHLEKGRIVIFGAGIGSPYFSTDTTAALRAAEIEADAILMAKNGVDGVYNADPKKDANAVKFNELTHREVISRGLKIMDATASTLSMDNDIDLVVFNMNEPGNIKRVVFGEQIGTTVSNSTEEK; this is encoded by the coding sequence ATGATGAAACCTAAATACCAACGTATTCTAATCAAACTATCTGGCGAGGCCTTGGCCGGTGAACGTGGTGTCGGTATTGACATCCAAACGGTTCAAGCAATGGCTAAGGAAATTCAAGAAGTAGCAGAATCAGGTGTTCAAATTGCCCTTGTTATTGGTGGTGGTAACCTTTGGCGTGGTGAACCTGCTGCTGAGGCTGGTATGGATCGTGTGCAGGCAGACTATACTGGTATGCTTGGTACGGTTATGAATGCTCTTGTAATGGCTGATTCCCTTAAACAACTTGGTGTGGATACGCGTGTGCAGACAGCAATTGCCATGCAGTCTGTGGCTGAGCCATATATTCGTGGTCGTGCCTTGCGTCACCTTGAAAAAGGTCGGATTGTCATCTTCGGTGCTGGAATCGGTTCACCATACTTCTCAACAGATACAACTGCCGCTCTTCGTGCAGCAGAGATTGAAGCAGATGCCATCTTGATGGCTAAAAACGGTGTGGATGGTGTCTACAATGCCGATCCTAAGAAAGATGCAAATGCGGTTAAATTTAATGAATTAACCCACCGTGAAGTCATCAGCCGTGGCTTGAAAATCATGGATGCAACAGCTTCTACGCTGTCAATGGACAACGACATTGACTTGGTAGTCTTTAACATGAACGAGCCAGGCAATATCAAGCGTGTTGTCTTTGGTGAACAAATCGGTACAACGGTTTCTAATTCTACAGAAGAAAAATAA
- a CDS encoding YozE family protein, with translation MRRSFYSWLMTQRNPKSNEPVAILADYAFEEVDFPKQSDNFDEVSRFLEESASFAFSMSDFDAIWEEYLGH, from the coding sequence GTGAGAAGAAGTTTTTATTCTTGGTTGATGACCCAACGCAATCCTAAGAGCAATGAGCCTGTTGCGATTTTAGCAGATTATGCTTTTGAGGAAGTTGATTTTCCCAAGCAATCAGATAATTTTGATGAGGTCAGTCGATTTTTGGAAGAATCTGCTAGCTTTGCCTTTTCCATGTCAGACTTTGATGCCATTTGGGAAGAGTATTTGGGACATTGA